A window of Schistocerca serialis cubense isolate TAMUIC-IGC-003099 chromosome 1, iqSchSeri2.2, whole genome shotgun sequence genomic DNA:
ATATTTCCAACAAATTTTAACTATAAGGAATTGTGGTCGATGAGCGAAGTATTCATAAGAATGTAAAGCAAataattttgtgttaaccttaagcgtatttatttgttgtttatgcgtgtcaaagtatgtaaatgtgCTGAAGTATATATGTAAACTGCCAGAACTCTGTTGAACTATAGAATTCGTTTTACATGAAAAGCACGCCCTGCTGTCACAGGAAAAAGAAAGGAACCATTGGACAAAGTGTGCAGCTGCAAGGCAAGTAAGGCGAATTTGTTCCTCTTTTTcaaagattttgaaaaaaaatgggGAACCGGATGCCTCAATCTTCATCTGCCTTCCCCATGAAAAGTTTTAGCACACGAACACATTCGCACTTTCTTGTAATGAAACATAGTGGAAGAGAGAGAGTGCCAGTcaaagagagaagagagaagagagagtgccagtcagagagaaagagagaggagacagtgattgtgtgtgtgtgtgtgtgtgtgtgtgtgtgtgtgtgtgtgtgtgtgtgtgagagagagagagagagagagagagagatgacgtagttgaaaaaaaaaaaagatgagtggagaccatacaaaggcttgagtggggggggggggggggggggggaggtgtgtctTGACTCCTCAGACTGGCGAACTTCAACTCGTAGGTATAGGGCATACAGCGCATGTCGGACTGAAATTTTAGGCACGTAGGTACAGGAGGAAAAATAAGTATGAGTCCAAGAATTTTTGAGCTACCGAGTTATGGTGCGGACAGTGGTAGtgtgaaaaaaagagaaaagttgacagttgcagtgggatatacagggtgtataaaaaagaatcatctggtttagcacatctatatttctgaaactaataaacgtatacaatgaaatttgttttttgatgaatgggaaactcaaaaagtttttttttttcttttcataccttttcataggtgttcaatatgcctccctCGAGAGGCACGGCAtttgtcaatgcagtattcaaattgttcccacacttcagtgactatgtcttgagttacagctctcacagctgctgttgtgcgatatctcagttcattcattgatgTTGGTAAAAGAGGCACATAAAAAGATTATTTTATAAAgcctcacaagaaataatcatgGACAGTCAGGTCTtgggaccttggaggccagtaatgtaaggcagtAAGGCAGGGCAActgatccatcattcagtaatcgtttgatttaaaaattctcacACTTTCAGATGCCAGTGAGGCTACGTAATGGGAACTACgtaagagtttgctctttccaacactaagttgtacacacacacacacacacacacacacacacacacacacacacacacacaatctcaaaCAACGTAATAGTCACGATTTTTTAAAATctaatgattctttttgatacaacctgtaCTGTAAATACAGGAAACAGTGTAAATGAGATATAGGAAACAATTGCAGTGGGAGAGAAAGATAGAAGGAGCCATTGTAAGTCAGAGAGGGGACAGTGTTAATGGGAGGGGAAGAAACAAGTGCAAATACCATCAATGAAAGAGAGCAGACGATATGTCCGCCAGTCACTGgtttggagggagagggggggggaggtggaggagggTTGACTTTTGTCAATTTCCCCTCCTACTGCATGTATCCATATATTAAGAAATTTGTCCAGTTTCTCTCACTCCCTATACTTACATGTTAAGGTGTCTTGGTCTAGGGGTAACAACCCTGGAAAACCCTCCCCAATAACATGTTTGGAGAGAAGACAACAGTAGTTGAAAAGAAAGACAGCAGACTAAGTGAATAAGAAAGACACAATGGGATTGGGAGAGAAAACTAATGGTTGTGGGGACAGGGAGACAGTCAACGTGGCAGACAATAAGACAGTGGTATGGAAAAGCGAGAGAAAGTAATGAAAATAGTGACAGTGGGAAAGACAGACAGGAGAAAGTGCCAATATGAGAAAAAGGAGATAGTGGGAGAGGGAAACGTATAAAAACAGTGGCACTGAGAGCGAGATGCTGAGTATAACTACAAAGAGCCTGGATAAAAGGATTCAGAATTGCATgttttaaaagagcacaaatatGTTCATTCATATGCCAAAGTTTTTGGTGAGAAAGGCAGAATGAGGACTGAAGCAGCTGTTTCCTCACTTTTCTAtcacagtcttttaaagaggattaaatttttgtttttgtgctcCCACAAGAGCATTTTTCCACTGTAGTAGAAGTCTTACCCATTCATTTAAGATTATGTTCACAACACTGAACTAATGGTCACAGATAACATATATTCACTAACATGCTTAATCATTCCTCATCGTctttaataaaatcttctcagtttacaaGCTTCAAATAAAACCCTCAAGCTGTGTCCACCATCACTGTCAGGAGATCCTTTTTAAGGCACTATCATGTTGTAATCATATATTCCCTCAAACTACAAAGGATTCAATCTACAAGAGTGGTAAAAGTATGTTAGACTGTCCCTACATAGTTCACTTCAGGAAAGGGTTCTTAAATCAAACAAAACAACATATCAGCTGATGAATTAAATTGCACAAAAACTAATCTGCCAACCATCTGGAAAAAAACAAGGAGACATAGTAAGAAAATTTGCAGAATAATGACTGGTTTCTATGGACTGTCTACAGGATGTTGACCTACTCTCATGGCCAGCAATGTCCACAGATCTGTCTCCGCTAGAAGAAATGTGAATAGTAATGAATGGAATACTTATTACGAAGAATTCTCCTTCCATCTAAAAATGTTTTTGTAATGAGGTAGTGCACATGTTTCCAGCTGTCTAGAAAGAGCCATTTGTCATCAGTGAGAGGTTCTTACATAATCTAAGAAGTTAAGACACTGGGGTACTTCTGCCTGCTGACAAAAAGTAGCTTCAGTGAAGGTGCCATTATTGGAGGTATGCATGTTAAGCATTCCACTCTTCTAGCCCTCAATAAGGAATTACCCCTTTTCTAGTCTTCCCAATAAGAAAAATCCTTGAAAGTAATATGTATTTAATGTAAATTTCCATGGTGCCCATTAAATCATGGACAACGTTACATATTAGATTGTTCCTCTAAATCTGTTCATGATGCTAGGCTGGTTCTACCGACAAGACCAGAGATGGTGTTTGTGGATTCCTTTTCCTATCTTCATTCAGTATGAGGTAGAGCTCAGTGCCTAACAACCTGATCACAGTTGTCTTTCTGTCATATATAAATCTGAAtgactgaaaactgaataaatggaAAATGACtgaattatttttccttctcttcccttgttCTCCATTCTATTACTTCTATAATGATTACTTGATTAATTCATAATGCTCTGTAAATTCCAGCAAGAGGCAGAAAATTCAGAGATGCAGAAAGAGAAAAGCTCtacattaatataaaaaataagtACCCCACAGAAATTAAATTTGTATACTGAATCACACAATACAGTATCAGTGTACTGTTTATATTACTCTTGCTTAAACCAGCTAAAAAGCTGCCACCTtctcagagacagagagagagagagaatggtttcTGAAATATTTGTGTAAACAGTGGCTAATGAATGAGGTATTTTTTAATGTTTGAGGAGGAAAACTTAATTTCTATTGTAATAGTGTACATCACAGCTCAGCCGAAACTTAATTTAACCATCAACATTAAGGAGTAAACATATTGAGAAGTACGCATAACTATTCCATGATCTTTGAAAAGTTTCTGTAAGATATGTGGTTATATAATTTACACAATGTTGTTACTGTTCGATCCTGCCGAATAAATACTTTACTTGATATTAGGTGCTCTGCTCCAGAAGACAATACCTTCAGAGAACAGAGTTAAATATACAAAATAAGTGAACACTTAAGGTCAACGCAATAAGAGAAGCTCCTAAGGGCAAAACTTAGTACACTGAGCTTCTTGATTAGTCCATTTATGGGATGAATCTTTTTAACTTGTTATGCCACTGGATCCCAACGAATTTTACATGATGTGTTCCATTTGGTGTATGACAACTAGTGTCTGCTGGTGCTAGCAGGTTATTTCTGCTTGTCAGAAATTGAATAACAATTATCTTCTTGAGATAAAGACTGTTGCTGTAACCACTCATAGAACTGTTTAACTACCATCTGAGCTGCTAAGGTTGAGTTTTCATCCCTCATTTGTAAACCTGTCACCTACAAACAATGCAGTTTATGAACCACACTTTCAAGGCATTGTAGATTAAGAACAAGTGTGAGCTCTATATTCTTCTTGTATGACCATATATATTATGCTCACCCATTCTGATGTTTGTTTCATGCAAGTGATATAGTGTGACCCCTGATTTCTGCAACCATGAACGAGGGATGTTATTAGTGCCATAAACTAATTTGTCAAGTAGAATGTTGTGATTGACAAACAAAGGCTTTGGCAACACCACAAAACATCCaaacaggataatttttcttgtttagccctgctaagaacttcacttgtgcagtactgtattcctttctctctAGAAAAACTGAGATTCATCTAAACAAGTTCTGCTAAGTTCAATGAGTCAATATTTTAATGCAGGCCCTTTTCTCAAACACTTTTGAAGACTGTAAGAAGTAAAGTAAGTCCATAATTAGAAAAAGTTTGCTGATCTCCAGTTTTACATATGGATGTTAGTACAGCATGTTTACATCTCTCAGGAAATATTaccatagtaaaacatttctattGTCAACTAAAAAGTGTGTTCAAGTGTTTTGGCCATCAGAAAACAGAACTACATTAATACTAACAAGAGCACATTGGGTAAGAGACAATTATATGATTGCTGCTTGCTAGTACAATCAATATTGCATGCTGGTGGAGAAACAAATACATTTATTATGATTTTGCCATGAGTAAATGTTTAGTAATAGCACAATGTACTGCAAGACATTATGGGAATAAGAGAACTGCATTTTAGTCAACCACTATCAAAactaaaattaatttagtaatatttCTATTACATTTGATGGTCTATGGAAAATGATGTCAGATTTCAGCTAGAGGATATTTAGTAATTAAAAAAGATAACACACTTTTACACCTCTCACTGAAAATAGCATAATAAACAGAAATGTCTTTGTAAAGCAATGCCTGTAGATACCTTTAAGACCACTTTAGTTGGTTTCACTGGCTTACAAGCATATATGTTATTCTTGTTTTGAACtgaataattttgaaatgaaaaacaaaacataaaaaaataattatattttaataaAACCAACAATTTGTGTGCATCCAGTATAAAGAGTTCCAATACATGCACAGTACACTGTCACTTTTATAAACTGCACCACAATTACTGCACAGAATGTATGTCCAATCATTGCTACCAACAGTACACATGACTAAATATTACCCACACACtgaataacaaaagacataaacaaGAGACTCTTGTTTTTATACTGAAACACAGAATATTAAACATACTGCAGCATGAAAGAGCCCCATTTGAAAAACAACCAACTCACTGAGACATTCAGGGTAAATGTAGGCTACACACCAAAAGCTGTAGGCTTAGAGGAAAACAATTAGTAACAAATCACTCCCTAAAAGTGTTATTTTTCTGCAGATAACTTTTCTTTCCAAACAGCACATCCTTATCTGTTTGTAATTCTAATAATTTTCCATATACCTTGTGAATTCATATGTAACAACACTTATAACCAGAATCAATACCTTCCTCATTTACTTCTCTTCATTCACATTTTGCACAAGTTTTAATGATTCTGTAGACTGTTACAGGAACTACCAGTTCTGAAAGCTTGAGATTCCACAATttgttttttctctgtttgtgtttCTGACTTACCAACTCCACAGGTGATATGAAGATGCAGTCCCTACCCACACAGATCCAGTGAAACAAGGTTGTGCGAATGTATACAATTTTTAGCTGGTGTGATGAGAACTTATCTTTGTTTATTGTTTCAGAGCCTACCACCTACTCATTCTGAAATCCAATGAACATAATCATTTTCCTCAGAGAAAATATAGAGCGTATAAGGTATTTACGCCCTCAATGATCTTATTACTAGGCTATATGTTTTACATCCATAAGGGCAAATAGCTTCTTTCACATTTTGGCATGATGGCATAAAAATACACAAACATTCATTTGGCTAAATATGACTATATAGTGTGGATTCATATGCATCTTGAAGATTTGACTAACTAAATTCTTCATTGCAATGCATTTACACACTTTATCCTCATTTGATTGAGGGTAGAAAAGTACACTTTATAATGTTAAAATCATTTAAAATTTAGTCAAGTTCATAAATAACAGTGGTGGAAACCTGAGTCAACAAATGAGTACTGCATCAAAGGTGAAGTaagtaaaactttaaattattCACATAATACTGACATCTGAAATGAATCGGACATAATAAGAATTGACTATTTAATAAGACACAACAGGAGTCATTATCTTCATTCAAAAACTCAGAATATATAAGCATTACTATTCAGAAATTTCACATCCCTTGCCCCAAATTTTTGTAGGCTACCATTACAGTACTatacagaactgaaatctgcataCAAAATTAAATAGTATAAGTTTGTTTGTAAGATGTGTTTGGCAACATGTGTAATTGTATGCTTCCTTGGAAAATAAAATTCTTAATGTTTCTTAAATGTACAATACCAACTAGtgacaaatattttcttttcttaacaAAGCTTGTTCCAAAAGGAACAAGATAATCATAAACTTAATCAAAGACACAGCAGTCATAAAATTTTTCTTAAGCATGGCAAAAGCTATTACACGTAATGGCAAGTGGGATTTCACTATCATGAATAAACActgcttttttaaaataagaaattgCATAAACAGTTTTCAGTAGGAAAGTTCCATCTTCAAAATCTCAGCAGAACTGATGACGACACATCGGTAAGAGTTAAAACCTCTCTACTCTGTTTAACTGGATTACATTGTAGTTTCTTACTGTAACTCATAAGCCCCAGTTTCATCAGAGAACAATGTAGGGCTTTTATCAAAGGcttgataattaaataaaataatctgCATCCACAAAAGTGAACCTGTTCATTCAATAAGTAAAAATTTGTGATGAAGGCAAAAATGCCTGAAATATTATAATTTCAGGTAATTGCAGAAAAAGTTGTGGCAAGAAGAATATGCAACATTCGTAGTAGTTTGTTGCAAATATTATTTGTTATAGACTAACATTAGATATACTTCTTTAAAGTGTTTTAATGGTTGGTAACTGAAGATACATAGAGTGAAGAGTCTCACTGACATTTTTGGTAGCACAGATAAATGTCCACCATACCTCAACATCTCATTACCTTGTGTTACAGATACTGTATATTAACATACAGGTTAACAGTCAGCACTTTCAGCATTCACTTTCCTGTTTCTTCGTTTTCTTACACCTGTTTACAGTCATGACAGAAATGCTAGGACTTTCATGTCCCAGTTTTTAATTATTCAGTCTTCACTTGCTTATTTAGAAAATTCAGAGACTATATGTGCATGTAAGGTGTAATTGTAATTTATTCCTTTGTCTTGCTCCCTTCACTCTCTACTCCTTGGCCTCATTCATGCGTTCCTGTATTTTACACATACCTGCTACTGTTCCTATTTGGAGATTTCTGCCTCATTGCCATTTATGTCACGGTAGTATGAATGTGTTGTTAATTTGTAAGTACTGGAATACAATTCCAACTTCTTTTCTCTTCACTACTTTCAAACAGGTTAATGATTAAGTGGCATCTGGTATTGTGATAATGATTTCTAACAATTTCATTTAAGCATCATGCAGCTACAGGTTGACACCACCTTTTTTCAAAGCATAAGCATTTTAATGATAATTTTAGCTATAAATTAAGCTGCACCTATTTATGTCTAGTTCTGTACATGAAGAAATGCAATATTTTCGCAAATTCTATAGTCCCGTTGCCAAAAAGAAAATAGCTATGTATGACGCCATACCTTTGAGTATTACTCAATGAGTAGAAACTCGACATCATTTACAACAAAACTGCAGTTAATCTAACAGAATACAAAGGCATTGCTAAAGtgaaagaataacaacaaaaatcTCCATTACTGTATCCCAGAAATGAAAAATATCATTCATTGCATTCTAGCATTAAGAAATTATATAGGGACTAAAGCTGTAATCTTACCTTGTGTTTCCTTTTAAGTTTTCTGTCAGTATCAGAATGTTTTTCACGAACTAAAAGAGGACTAAATTCATACCACTGCAAAATTTTCAACACTATGATAACTTAACAACATTCACAGTCTAGGGCACATTGCAGAGAACACGAAACACAATATGTTCTCTGAATCCTTAAAATATGTCTGGCTGGAAGTTACTGAGACATACAACAAGGCCTTAATTTTGTTTGTCATTCTGAGAAATGGTTATTCATTACCTCACTTGTGTGGCTAGATTATAAATAAAAAGTCAAGGCTGAGACAAAGAAGTTACTGTACTTTGTGTAACAGCTTTGGAACCACATTGTGACAATTAATAATTTGCACTAACTAGTTCATATCGTTAAACCCTAGCACACACTTAGACCTTTAATCCTCTAACATTGTAACACAAGGCGATAAATCTTCTCCAGATTCAATGTAAAGTTGAGAAATAAAATTTGTAGCCAGCTGGGCTAGTAACTTATTCAGAAAGCAAATGTCATTGAATATATGTACTATTACTTTTAATTGAAGGCTATGACACACTAGCATCACAAAAGTTCCCTCGACTCCATAAGAATCCGTTGAAACTGTTTTCTGAACCTCGAGACAGAATGGCAGTCCAACTTTGCATCCGGATTGGATGCCAAATGCCCTAAATCTGGAGGCTGTCCCCTCTCAGCTAAAACCACGGGCAACATGAGACATGCATTTAAAAAACCAAagaatgcatttctttccatttctGCATGCAGCTGCTCCAATGAAAAATGGGACTCCCGTCCTATTCGTTTGCACGCACGAGTGAAAGCATCGTGGTACCGTTTCAGTACTGTGTCCCTGAGATCATGGCGTACCTCCTCCTTCACACTAGTGTTAAAAAGAATCTGTAGGTCAAGAGCGGGCGATCCGTAGCGCAACATTTGGAAATCGAGTAAGCGGACGTTGACCGGCTGGCTAGTCGCTACATCTCGACGGAACATTATATTGTTGGTCCAGAAGTCACCGTGGTTCAACACTAGCACGGGTGACTCTTTCGATTCCAGAAGCTCCACAACACGTGCATGCGCACTTCTTGCTGTTTCCCTTAATCGAAGACCCAATTCACGAAACCCAGGCCAGGTCTCGACTGCCGCTGCAAGCGCTGTAACGCCGTTAGCAACGTACCGAGACGCGTGTTCGAAATCCTTACCGCAGTACAGTGTGTCCGGGTACAGCTCCTCCAAATCAGGCAAATCCACGGATAACGCATGAAATCGCGCAAGTGCTTCGACTGCCAGAACTGTTTCGTCAAGGTTCAGTCCCTGCAGCCTATCTGGCATTTTGAACCCGACGGCGTTGAGATCTTCGAGAAGTAAGAGACTGTCACGTTCGCTGTAAAAACACTCAGGTGCCAGTGGTTCCAGCTTGAGGGAATGAGCATCTTCAACACTATACATAGCAGGCAGCGTTTCACTGTAGAATAGTGTCTCTTTCTCAAATAGGCGGGAATCGGCTATAAACTTCAAGTTGTATTCCGCGGTCGGCAAACACTTGACGATCACAGAGCGCACTTGGTGGTCTGAAGTTTCAATAATCACACGGTAGATTTCGCTGATGTAGTTGTTGCCTGGCGACAGAGCTGTTGTGACGTCAAATTTATCAATGGTTAAGGCAGACGAATTCGCTGTGCGCAGAACATCTAACATAAAATTTTCGTCCATCCACGACCGTTTTACACCGTTTGGTTCCATGTCGTAACTTCTTCCAGAGAGATATGGGCGTAGTTTATAGGACGGAACTTAAATACACTTGTAACACCGCACAACCAAGACTTACGTGTCCGTAGACGGCAATAGTATTCGGACAAATGAACTCGCAGGGGCAGAGATGTCTTATATATAGCTGTGCAGTTCGCAGTACAAGTTGCGTAATGCTTGCCAGAAGTGCATCTTCCTCAGTTGTAAAAATTTCATTGATGTTATCTCACTATTGACTGCACTGTATTTACATGTGTAGATGTCGTGCTGTCTTTCGCAAAACGTCGCTTGTTTTAAGCAGTGCTGCCACAAACACAATACTTAGTTTTCTGTGAAACACAGTAGTTCCTAGTTAGAATGAATTGAAAAGAAATCTTACAAACGTCAACAATGTGCTGCCAAAATTAGAAAAATGCCTTGTCTTAAGTTCTTTATGCGACAATAACACCAAAATTCTATGACTGTTAACTTTTTAACGTAATTTTGTACgcaaaatgcatttttttaaagtGATGCCCCTGTTGTGCATGGTAATGCTCATGACATGTAAGCAGAAGGTGCCCAGTTACGTAGTCTATGCAACACGGAGCTAATAATTTGTTAGCCACCCGTACTTGTCTGCGCTGGTATACATTCGGCTGATTAAACAAAAACATTTGTAATTTATACTTTCGTCAGCTTTACGTTAGAACGAAAGATATAGTTACTTGTACGCTAATTTAACAGTTATAGAAAAAAGTGCCACACGCAACTACAATTTCACAGCGCTTTGGGATGTAGTTCACTTTGGCAAATAGTAGGGTACATGACCTTACTTCGTATAGGTCTTATCATTAATGATATCGAAGTGTCAGTATGTACGGCAAACTAAAGTACATAAATTAAGGCAACACAATACATGTGACAAAGTCACCAACATACGTATTAGTGTGTGAATATGGTAAGTCGGAGATGTTTTGTGCCAAGGCCAGGAAAGTACTGAAGTCATGTTAGAATAGTTATAAAAGTAGTTCTGTTATAGTGAAGTAAATGGGAATTAGTCTTTCTTACAGCTACAGTCATCTGTGGAACTGAGCCTACTGGAAAGTATTTACAGTGAAGATGTGGCATTTGACAGGGAGCCAGATAATCTCAGATACATGACTAAGATAGTAGGTAAAAATTTGTAGATGAAGTGCTATTCCCTTAACTTAGTTGATTTAGACAGCATAGTGGTGTATCTTAGGTGCGTAACAAATCATAAAATACGAGCAATAGGCAAATGATAATGTGTATCCATAAATTACACATTACTGCTAACAATCTCGTAACTGATTATGGAATTCGTAACATAAGGAAGTAGAAGCAGGACAGCTTGGGGTTGGGGAGGTATTTGGTGGAATGTTTGAGACCAAATAGTTCAAGCTTGCCTGGATGGGAAGATTTTCAGTAAACTGCATGTGTAATGTGTCAGCAGTCATGCAATGACACATGATGTTTTCATTAATATTCTGAAAGAATAAGAGATACAGAAAGCAGACACCATAGATAAGACATTTAATTATCTTATCACCCAGAGAGCTTCGAATCCTTTTTCCCTGTAGGACACAGCAGTGGAAAATTATGTGGCTTGTTACAATCATAAGAAAAGTTTTTACTTTGACAAAAGTAGCTGTATCCCTAGTTGCTGTAGATTCCACAAATAGTGGTCTCCTGTTTTTGgaaagaaggcaaaaacatacattttattttaaaagcaaTACAGTGAAATAAATCTCCATTATTAGAAAAAACTTATGTATGGTAATGCTAATTGTAATTGTAAAATATTCACAACAATAAATTTTAGGTTTTCCATGCAGATAATCTTAAA
This region includes:
- the LOC126465881 gene encoding uncharacterized protein LOC126465881, which codes for MEPNGVKRSWMDENFMLDVLRTANSSALTIDKFDVTTALSPGNNYISEIYRVIIETSDHQVRSVIVKCLPTAEYNLKFIADSRLFEKETLFYSETLPAMYSVEDAHSLKLEPLAPECFYSERDSLLLLEDLNAVGFKMPDRLQGLNLDETVLAVEALARFHALSVDLPDLEELYPDTLYCGKDFEHASRYVANGVTALAAAVETWPGFRELGLRLRETARSAHARVVELLESKESPVLVLNHGDFWTNNIMFRRDVATSQPVNVRLLDFQMLRYGSPALDLQILFNTSVKEEVRHDLRDTVLKRYHDAFTRACKRIGRESHFSLEQLHAEMERNAFFGFLNACLMLPVVLAERGQPPDLGHLASNPDAKLDCHSVSRFRKQFQRILMESRELL